One region of Culex pipiens pallens isolate TS chromosome 2, TS_CPP_V2, whole genome shotgun sequence genomic DNA includes:
- the LOC120420553 gene encoding ELAV-like protein 3 isoform X4, whose amino-acid sequence MMTNGIAETQQQNGGSQEDSKTNLIVNYLPQQMTQEEIRSLFSSIGEVESCKLIRDKVTGQSLGYGFVNYQRAEDASKAINTLNGLRLQNKQIKVSFARPSSEAIKGANLYVSGLPKNMLQSDLESLFSPYGRIITSRILCDNITGLSKGVGFIRFDQRTEAEKAIKELNGTIPKGSTEPITVKFANNPSNTKTVPPLAAYLGPQAARRFAGPMHHPTGRFRYSPLAGDLLANSMIPTNAIANGSGWCIFVYNLAPETEENVLWQLFGPFGAVQSVKVIKDLQTNKCKGFGFVTMTNYDEAVVAIQSLNGYTLGNRVLQVSFKTNKSKNA is encoded by the exons ATGATGACGAACGGAATCGCGGAAACTCAGCAGCAAAACGGGGGCAGCCAGGAGGACTCCAAGACCAACCTCATTGTCAATTACCTGCCCCAGCAGATGACCCAGGAGGAGATCCGGTCGCTGTTTTCCAGCATCGGCGAGGTCGAGAGCTGCAAGCTCATTCGGGACAAAGTTACGG GTCAAAGCCTTGGCTATGGCTTCGTCAACTATCAGCGGGCGGAGGACGCAAGCAAAGCCATCAATACACTGAACGGCCTACGGCTGCAAAATAAGCAGATTAAG GTATCATTTGCGCGACCAAGTTCCGAAGCAATAAAGGGAGCGAACCTGTACGTGTCCGGGCTACCAAAGAACATGCTCCAGTCGGACCTGGAGTCGCTGTTCAGCCCGTACGGGCGCATCATCACCTCCCGCATACTGTGTGACAATATTACAG GTCTTTCCAAGGGCGTCGGCTTCATCCGGTTTGACCAGCGCACCGAGGCGGAGAAGGCCATCAAGGAGCTGAACGGTACCATTCCGAAGGGGTCCACCGAGCCGATCACGGTCAAGTTCGCCAACAATCCGAGCAACACCAAGACGGTGCCCCCGCTGGCGGCGTACCTGGGACCGCAGGCGGCGCGACGGTTCGCCGGTCCGATGCACCACCCGACGGGACGATTCAG GTACTCGCCGCTGGCCGGGGACCTGCTGGCCAACTCGATGATTCCAACGAACGCCATCGCGAATGGGTCCGGCTGGTGCATCTTCGTGTACAACCTCGCACCGGAAACGGAGGAGAACGTCCTGTGGCAGTTGTTCGGCCCGTTCGGCGCCGTGCAGTCGGTGAAG GTCATCAAGGACCTGCAGACAAACAAGTGCAAGGGCTTCGGCTTCGTCACGATGACCAACTACGACGAAGCGGTCGTAGCGATTCAGTCCCTCAACGGGTACACCCTCGGAAACCGGGTTCTGCAGGTCAGCTTCAAAACCAACAAGTCGAAGAACGCGTAA
- the LOC120420553 gene encoding ELAV-like protein 3 isoform X2 has translation MMTNGIAETQQQNGGSQEDSKTNLIVNYLPQQMTQEEIRSLFSSIGEVESCKLIRDKVTGQSLGYGFVNYQRAEDASKAINTLNGLRLQNKQIKVSFARPSSEAIKGANLYVSGLPKNMLQSDLESLFSPYGRIITSRILCDNITARQYASASGEVSPGLSKGVGFIRFDQRTEAEKAIKELNGTIPKGSTEPITVKFANNPSNTKTVPPLAAYLGPQAARRFAGPMHHPTGRFRYSPLAGDLLANSMIPTNAIANGSGWCIFVYNLAPETEENVLWQLFGPFGAVQSVKVIKDLQTNKCKGFGFVTMTNYDEAVVAIQSLNGYTLGNRVLQVSFKTNKSKNA, from the exons ATGATGACGAACGGAATCGCGGAAACTCAGCAGCAAAACGGGGGCAGCCAGGAGGACTCCAAGACCAACCTCATTGTCAATTACCTGCCCCAGCAGATGACCCAGGAGGAGATCCGGTCGCTGTTTTCCAGCATCGGCGAGGTCGAGAGCTGCAAGCTCATTCGGGACAAAGTTACGG GTCAAAGCCTTGGCTATGGCTTCGTCAACTATCAGCGGGCGGAGGACGCAAGCAAAGCCATCAATACACTGAACGGCCTACGGCTGCAAAATAAGCAGATTAAG GTATCATTTGCGCGACCAAGTTCCGAAGCAATAAAGGGAGCGAACCTGTACGTGTCCGGGCTACCAAAGAACATGCTCCAGTCGGACCTGGAGTCGCTGTTCAGCCCGTACGGGCGCATCATCACCTCCCGCATACTGTGTGACAATATTACAG CACGTCAGTATGCTTCCGCGTCCGGAGAAGTGTCCCCCG GTCTTTCCAAGGGCGTCGGCTTCATCCGGTTTGACCAGCGCACCGAGGCGGAGAAGGCCATCAAGGAGCTGAACGGTACCATTCCGAAGGGGTCCACCGAGCCGATCACGGTCAAGTTCGCCAACAATCCGAGCAACACCAAGACGGTGCCCCCGCTGGCGGCGTACCTGGGACCGCAGGCGGCGCGACGGTTCGCCGGTCCGATGCACCACCCGACGGGACGATTCAG GTACTCGCCGCTGGCCGGGGACCTGCTGGCCAACTCGATGATTCCAACGAACGCCATCGCGAATGGGTCCGGCTGGTGCATCTTCGTGTACAACCTCGCACCGGAAACGGAGGAGAACGTCCTGTGGCAGTTGTTCGGCCCGTTCGGCGCCGTGCAGTCGGTGAAG GTCATCAAGGACCTGCAGACAAACAAGTGCAAGGGCTTCGGCTTCGTCACGATGACCAACTACGACGAAGCGGTCGTAGCGATTCAGTCCCTCAACGGGTACACCCTCGGAAACCGGGTTCTGCAGGTCAGCTTCAAAACCAACAAGTCGAAGAACGCGTAA
- the LOC120420553 gene encoding ELAV-like protein 3 isoform X3: MMTNGIAETQQQNGGSQEDSKTNLIVNYLPQQMTQEEIRSLFSSIGEVESCKLIRDKVTGQSLGYGFVNYQRAEDASKAINTLNGLRLQNKQIKVSFARPSSEAIKGANLYVSGLPKNMLQSDLESLFSPYGRIITSRILCDNITGLSKGVGFIRFDQRTEAEKAIKELNGTIPKGSTEPITVKFANNPSNTKTVPPLAAYLGPQAARRFAGPMHHPTGRFSAIPNYRYSPLAGDLLANSMIPTNAIANGSGWCIFVYNLAPETEENVLWQLFGPFGAVQSVKVIKDLQTNKCKGFGFVTMTNYDEAVVAIQSLNGYTLGNRVLQVSFKTNKSKNA, encoded by the exons ATGATGACGAACGGAATCGCGGAAACTCAGCAGCAAAACGGGGGCAGCCAGGAGGACTCCAAGACCAACCTCATTGTCAATTACCTGCCCCAGCAGATGACCCAGGAGGAGATCCGGTCGCTGTTTTCCAGCATCGGCGAGGTCGAGAGCTGCAAGCTCATTCGGGACAAAGTTACGG GTCAAAGCCTTGGCTATGGCTTCGTCAACTATCAGCGGGCGGAGGACGCAAGCAAAGCCATCAATACACTGAACGGCCTACGGCTGCAAAATAAGCAGATTAAG GTATCATTTGCGCGACCAAGTTCCGAAGCAATAAAGGGAGCGAACCTGTACGTGTCCGGGCTACCAAAGAACATGCTCCAGTCGGACCTGGAGTCGCTGTTCAGCCCGTACGGGCGCATCATCACCTCCCGCATACTGTGTGACAATATTACAG GTCTTTCCAAGGGCGTCGGCTTCATCCGGTTTGACCAGCGCACCGAGGCGGAGAAGGCCATCAAGGAGCTGAACGGTACCATTCCGAAGGGGTCCACCGAGCCGATCACGGTCAAGTTCGCCAACAATCCGAGCAACACCAAGACGGTGCCCCCGCTGGCGGCGTACCTGGGACCGCAGGCGGCGCGACGGTTCGCCGGTCCGATGCACCACCCGACGGGACGATTCAG TGCTATTCCCAATTACAGGTACTCGCCGCTGGCCGGGGACCTGCTGGCCAACTCGATGATTCCAACGAACGCCATCGCGAATGGGTCCGGCTGGTGCATCTTCGTGTACAACCTCGCACCGGAAACGGAGGAGAACGTCCTGTGGCAGTTGTTCGGCCCGTTCGGCGCCGTGCAGTCGGTGAAG GTCATCAAGGACCTGCAGACAAACAAGTGCAAGGGCTTCGGCTTCGTCACGATGACCAACTACGACGAAGCGGTCGTAGCGATTCAGTCCCTCAACGGGTACACCCTCGGAAACCGGGTTCTGCAGGTCAGCTTCAAAACCAACAAGTCGAAGAACGCGTAA
- the LOC120420553 gene encoding ELAV-like protein 3 isoform X1 → MMTNGIAETQQQNGGSQEDSKTNLIVNYLPQQMTQEEIRSLFSSIGEVESCKLIRDKVTGQSLGYGFVNYQRAEDASKAINTLNGLRLQNKQIKVSFARPSSEAIKGANLYVSGLPKNMLQSDLESLFSPYGRIITSRILCDNITARQYASASGEVSPGLSKGVGFIRFDQRTEAEKAIKELNGTIPKGSTEPITVKFANNPSNTKTVPPLAAYLGPQAARRFAGPMHHPTGRFSAIPNYRYSPLAGDLLANSMIPTNAIANGSGWCIFVYNLAPETEENVLWQLFGPFGAVQSVKVIKDLQTNKCKGFGFVTMTNYDEAVVAIQSLNGYTLGNRVLQVSFKTNKSKNA, encoded by the exons ATGATGACGAACGGAATCGCGGAAACTCAGCAGCAAAACGGGGGCAGCCAGGAGGACTCCAAGACCAACCTCATTGTCAATTACCTGCCCCAGCAGATGACCCAGGAGGAGATCCGGTCGCTGTTTTCCAGCATCGGCGAGGTCGAGAGCTGCAAGCTCATTCGGGACAAAGTTACGG GTCAAAGCCTTGGCTATGGCTTCGTCAACTATCAGCGGGCGGAGGACGCAAGCAAAGCCATCAATACACTGAACGGCCTACGGCTGCAAAATAAGCAGATTAAG GTATCATTTGCGCGACCAAGTTCCGAAGCAATAAAGGGAGCGAACCTGTACGTGTCCGGGCTACCAAAGAACATGCTCCAGTCGGACCTGGAGTCGCTGTTCAGCCCGTACGGGCGCATCATCACCTCCCGCATACTGTGTGACAATATTACAG CACGTCAGTATGCTTCCGCGTCCGGAGAAGTGTCCCCCG GTCTTTCCAAGGGCGTCGGCTTCATCCGGTTTGACCAGCGCACCGAGGCGGAGAAGGCCATCAAGGAGCTGAACGGTACCATTCCGAAGGGGTCCACCGAGCCGATCACGGTCAAGTTCGCCAACAATCCGAGCAACACCAAGACGGTGCCCCCGCTGGCGGCGTACCTGGGACCGCAGGCGGCGCGACGGTTCGCCGGTCCGATGCACCACCCGACGGGACGATTCAG TGCTATTCCCAATTACAGGTACTCGCCGCTGGCCGGGGACCTGCTGGCCAACTCGATGATTCCAACGAACGCCATCGCGAATGGGTCCGGCTGGTGCATCTTCGTGTACAACCTCGCACCGGAAACGGAGGAGAACGTCCTGTGGCAGTTGTTCGGCCCGTTCGGCGCCGTGCAGTCGGTGAAG GTCATCAAGGACCTGCAGACAAACAAGTGCAAGGGCTTCGGCTTCGTCACGATGACCAACTACGACGAAGCGGTCGTAGCGATTCAGTCCCTCAACGGGTACACCCTCGGAAACCGGGTTCTGCAGGTCAGCTTCAAAACCAACAAGTCGAAGAACGCGTAA